A DNA window from Kitasatospora atroaurantiaca contains the following coding sequences:
- a CDS encoding GH1 family beta-glucosidase, which yields MPHPSRLALPADFRWGVATAAYQIEGATGEDGRGASVWDTFTAKPGTVRDGHTGEVACDHYHRWPEDIALMRELGIDAYRFSVAWPRIQPTGTGPVNKAGLDFYDRLVDGLLAVGITPTPTLFHWDLPQALEDRGGWLERDTARCFAEYAGVVAARLGDRVGTWITLNEPFVHMVFGYALGSHAPGRSLMLDALPVAHHQLLGHGLAAAVLREHGGRVMISNNCTPVRAASEDPADLVAAEAYDALHNRLFNDPLLLGSYPDLSAFGVDRDLGGAVREGDLDLIAAPLDGLGVNYYNPTRIAAPTAPGLPFEEAPIEGVPRTAFGWPVVPDGLRELLTGLGRRYGAALPPITITENGCSVEDEVLNGAVDDRARIDYLAGHVAAVEAAVAEGVDVRGYFTWSLMDNFEWAEGFSQRFGLVHVDFETQQRTPKASYAWYRNLIADQRARHGR from the coding sequence ATGCCGCACCCGAGCCGACTCGCCCTGCCCGCCGACTTCCGCTGGGGGGTGGCCACCGCCGCGTACCAGATCGAAGGGGCCACCGGGGAGGACGGGCGCGGCGCCTCCGTCTGGGACACCTTCACCGCCAAGCCGGGCACCGTCAGGGACGGCCACACCGGCGAGGTGGCCTGCGACCACTACCACCGCTGGCCGGAGGACATCGCCCTGATGCGGGAGTTGGGCATCGACGCGTACCGCTTCTCCGTCGCCTGGCCGCGGATCCAGCCCACCGGCACCGGGCCGGTCAACAAGGCCGGTCTCGACTTCTACGACCGGCTGGTCGACGGCCTGCTCGCGGTCGGCATCACGCCCACGCCGACGCTCTTCCACTGGGACCTGCCGCAGGCCCTCGAGGACCGGGGCGGCTGGCTGGAGCGGGACACGGCCCGGTGCTTCGCCGAGTACGCGGGCGTGGTGGCCGCGCGGCTCGGCGACCGCGTCGGCACCTGGATCACCCTCAACGAGCCCTTCGTCCATATGGTGTTCGGGTACGCCCTCGGCAGCCACGCCCCCGGCCGCTCGCTGATGCTGGACGCCCTGCCGGTGGCGCACCACCAGCTGCTCGGCCACGGCCTGGCCGCCGCCGTGCTGCGCGAGCACGGGGGCCGCGTGATGATCTCCAACAACTGCACCCCGGTCAGGGCCGCGAGCGAGGACCCGGCCGACCTTGTTGCCGCCGAGGCGTACGACGCGCTGCACAACCGACTCTTCAACGACCCGCTGCTACTGGGTAGTTACCCCGATCTCTCGGCCTTCGGCGTCGACCGTGACCTCGGCGGCGCGGTACGCGAGGGCGATCTCGACCTGATCGCAGCACCCCTCGACGGGCTCGGCGTGAACTACTACAACCCGACCAGGATCGCCGCGCCCACCGCCCCCGGCCTGCCCTTCGAGGAGGCCCCGATCGAGGGCGTTCCCCGCACGGCCTTCGGCTGGCCCGTGGTCCCGGACGGGCTGCGGGAGCTGCTCACCGGCCTCGGGCGGCGCTACGGCGCAGCCCTGCCGCCGATCACCATCACCGAGAACGGCTGCTCGGTCGAGGACGAAGTCCTGAACGGCGCGGTGGACGACCGGGCGCGGATCGACTACCTGGCCGGCCACGTCGCGGCGGTCGAGGCGGCGGTGGCCGAGGGCGTCGACGTGCGCGGCTACTTCACCTGGTCGCTGATGGACAACTTCGAGTGGGCCGAGGGGTTCAGTCAAAGATTCGGCCTCGTCCACGTCGACTTCGAGACGCAACAGCGGACCCCCAAGGCGTCCTACGCCTGGTACCGCAACCTGATCGCCGACCAGCGGGCGCGACACGGGAGGTAG
- a CDS encoding TetR family transcriptional regulator, which yields MKAETGGRERAGSGGAARRRPVQQRSLERYERLLDACAAVLDEVGVGALTTKEVARRARVPIGTLYQFFSGKESLLAALAEQNLDRYLERLARRTDAEAPKGVAGFVDLAVEEFVAMKRAVPGFGHVDFGLVDGLPAADQEPARLADPEHLLDAELDNNAAVAVRLQALGGGLFAAPGFPLALRVAMECADAVLKLAFRTDPDGDPALIAECKRLLRCYLADQVTV from the coding sequence ATGAAGGCGGAGACGGGCGGCCGCGAGCGGGCCGGCAGCGGCGGCGCGGCACGACGACGACCGGTACAGCAGCGCAGTCTGGAGCGGTACGAGCGCCTGCTCGACGCCTGCGCGGCCGTCCTCGACGAGGTCGGCGTCGGCGCGCTCACCACCAAGGAGGTGGCCCGGCGCGCCCGGGTGCCGATCGGCACCCTCTACCAGTTCTTCTCGGGCAAGGAGAGCCTGCTGGCCGCCCTCGCCGAGCAGAACCTGGACCGCTACCTCGAGCGGCTGGCCCGCCGGACGGACGCCGAGGCCCCGAAGGGCGTAGCCGGCTTCGTCGACCTGGCCGTCGAGGAGTTCGTCGCGATGAAACGCGCCGTGCCGGGCTTCGGCCACGTCGACTTCGGCCTGGTGGACGGCCTCCCGGCGGCCGACCAGGAACCGGCCCGACTGGCCGACCCCGAGCACCTGCTGGACGCCGAGCTCGACAACAACGCCGCCGTCGCCGTCCGCCTGCAGGCCCTCGGCGGCGGACTCTTCGCCGCCCCCGGGTTCCCCCTCGCCCTGCGGGTGGCGATGGAGTGCGCGGACGCCGTCCTCAAGCTCGCCTTCCGCACCGACCCGGACGGCGATCCGGCGCTCATCGCCGAGTGCAAGCGCCTGCTCCGCTGCTACCTGGCCGACCAGGTCACGGTCTGA
- a CDS encoding DUF1918 domain-containing protein — MQAMVGDQVLIHGKHVGMVDRKGEIMEVRGANGEPPYLVHFEDGHDGLIYPGPDTVIERQQPHR; from the coding sequence ATGCAAGCCATGGTAGGTGACCAGGTCCTCATCCACGGGAAGCACGTGGGCATGGTGGACCGCAAGGGCGAGATCATGGAGGTTCGCGGTGCCAACGGAGAACCGCCGTATCTGGTCCACTTCGAGGACGGCCACGACGGCCTGATCTACCCGGGTCCCGACACCGTCATCGAGCGTCAGCAGCCACACCGGTAA
- a CDS encoding DedA family protein: MPPPLPGPLAHLAPLLDSYGYPAVGALVFLDNCGIPVPGQTILVLAAVYAGTGRLSIAAVVAIAFVAAVAGNSLGYLIGTTGGHAFVHRWGRYVLITPTRMAKAERFFARHGGQVVTFARFVDGLRQTNGIIAGTTDMRWRRFQPANVLGAALWVGVWASLGYLAGSDIGTLYRQAVRYQVVLLAVLGALVVALVVVKLLRRRHQRSEITSKDDA; this comes from the coding sequence ATGCCGCCGCCGCTCCCGGGCCCCCTGGCCCACCTGGCCCCACTGCTGGACAGCTACGGCTATCCGGCGGTGGGCGCCCTTGTCTTCCTGGACAACTGCGGGATCCCGGTGCCCGGCCAGACCATCCTGGTGCTGGCCGCCGTCTACGCCGGCACCGGGCGGCTCAGCATCGCCGCGGTGGTCGCCATCGCCTTCGTGGCGGCCGTGGCCGGGAACAGCCTGGGCTACCTGATCGGCACCACCGGCGGCCACGCCTTCGTCCACCGCTGGGGCCGGTACGTGCTGATCACCCCGACCCGGATGGCCAAGGCCGAGCGCTTCTTCGCCCGCCACGGCGGCCAGGTGGTCACCTTTGCCCGCTTCGTGGACGGCCTCCGGCAGACCAACGGCATCATCGCCGGCACCACCGACATGCGCTGGCGCCGCTTCCAGCCCGCCAACGTGCTCGGTGCGGCGCTGTGGGTCGGCGTCTGGGCGTCACTCGGCTACCTGGCCGGCTCCGACATCGGGACGCTCTACCGGCAGGCCGTGCGCTACCAGGTGGTCCTGCTGGCCGTGCTCGGCGCGCTGGTCGTCGCCCTGGTGGTGGTGAAGCTGCTGCGCCGGCGTCACCAGCGCAGCGAGATCACCTCGAAGGACGACGCGTAA
- a CDS encoding PIG-L deacetylase family protein, whose protein sequence is MTEQPPPPFEPLGEDWETALAVVAHPDDMEYGAAAAVARWTSQGKRIGYVMVTSGEAGIDSLEPEKCRPIREAEQIASAALVGVDDVEFLGHPDGVLEYGLPLRRDIARAVRKYRPDIVITTNFRETYGGIFPNQADHIATGRATLDAVRDAANRWVFRELTAEGHQPWGGVREVWAAGSPEARHAVDITDHFDSGVASLKAHKAYLEGLGGQMADAQDFLESMGRMAGSRLGVRYASSFEVISLRW, encoded by the coding sequence ATGACCGAGCAGCCGCCACCCCCGTTCGAGCCGCTCGGCGAGGACTGGGAGACCGCCCTCGCCGTGGTCGCGCACCCCGACGACATGGAGTACGGCGCGGCCGCGGCCGTGGCCCGCTGGACGTCCCAGGGCAAGCGCATCGGCTATGTGATGGTTACCAGCGGCGAGGCGGGCATCGACTCGCTGGAGCCGGAGAAGTGCCGCCCGATCCGCGAGGCCGAGCAGATCGCCTCGGCGGCGCTGGTCGGCGTGGACGACGTGGAGTTCCTCGGCCACCCGGACGGCGTCCTGGAGTACGGCCTGCCGCTGCGCCGGGACATCGCCCGCGCGGTGCGCAAGTACCGCCCGGACATCGTGATCACGACCAACTTCCGCGAGACGTACGGCGGGATCTTCCCCAACCAGGCCGACCACATCGCCACCGGCCGGGCCACCCTGGACGCCGTACGCGACGCGGCGAACCGCTGGGTCTTCCGCGAGCTGACGGCGGAGGGCCACCAGCCGTGGGGCGGCGTGCGCGAGGTCTGGGCGGCGGGCTCGCCCGAGGCGCGGCACGCCGTGGACATCACCGACCACTTCGACAGCGGCGTGGCCTCGCTGAAGGCGCACAAGGCGTACCTGGAGGGGCTCGGCGGCCAGATGGCCGATGCGCAGGACTTCCTGGAGTCCATGGGCCGGATGGCGGGCAGCCGGCTCGGGGTGCGTTACGCGTCGTCCTTCGAGGTGATCTCGCTGCGCTGGTGA
- a CDS encoding NADPH-dependent F420 reductase — MRFGIIGTGTVGRTLAAKLVSLGHEVTLGSRTKDNAAATSWAEQAGPYGHSGTFADAAAFGDVLINATAGTVSLKALRAAGAERLAGKVLIDVSNALVFSPTGEVTLDPVNTDSIAEQIQREFPDTKVVKALNTLSAPLMVDPGRVPGEHNLFIAGEDVEAKATVTAVLEQFGWPAGSVLDLGGVASARGMEMLMPFWLSVMRRFGHADFNYAIRKAD; from the coding sequence ATGCGGTTCGGGATCATCGGTACGGGCACCGTCGGCAGGACACTGGCGGCCAAGCTGGTCTCGCTGGGCCACGAGGTCACCCTCGGGTCGCGGACCAAGGACAACGCGGCCGCAACGTCCTGGGCCGAGCAGGCGGGGCCGTACGGGCACAGCGGGACGTTCGCGGATGCCGCCGCCTTCGGTGACGTGCTGATCAACGCGACCGCCGGGACGGTCTCGCTGAAGGCCCTGCGGGCCGCCGGCGCCGAGCGGCTCGCCGGGAAGGTGCTGATCGACGTCTCCAACGCGCTGGTGTTCTCACCCACCGGCGAGGTGACGCTCGACCCGGTGAACACGGACAGCATCGCCGAGCAGATCCAACGAGAGTTCCCGGACACCAAGGTGGTGAAGGCACTCAACACCCTCTCCGCGCCCCTCATGGTGGACCCGGGCCGGGTGCCGGGCGAGCACAACCTCTTCATCGCGGGCGAGGACGTCGAGGCCAAGGCCACGGTGACGGCGGTGCTGGAGCAGTTCGGCTGGCCGGCCGGCTCGGTGCTGGACCTCGGCGGCGTCGCCTCCGCGCGCGGCATGGAGATGCTGATGCCGTTCTGGCTCAGCGTGATGCGCCGCTTCGGCCACGCCGACTTCAACTACGCGATCAGGAAGGCAGACTGA
- a CDS encoding VOC family protein, which translates to MGLEWEQVVVDAADPAALGRWWAGALGWAVVNDADDEFEIRPAPDRLPGIVFVPVPEAKKLKNRLHLDFRPDSQAAEVERLLALGARRADVGQGRQTWVVLADPEGNEFCVLSQR; encoded by the coding sequence ATGGGCTTGGAGTGGGAGCAGGTTGTGGTGGACGCCGCGGACCCCGCCGCGCTCGGGCGGTGGTGGGCCGGGGCGCTCGGCTGGGCCGTGGTCAACGACGCGGACGACGAGTTCGAGATCCGGCCGGCCCCTGACCGGCTGCCGGGGATCGTCTTCGTGCCCGTCCCGGAGGCGAAGAAGCTGAAGAACCGGCTGCACCTCGACTTCCGGCCGGACTCCCAGGCGGCGGAGGTCGAGCGCCTGCTCGCCCTCGGCGCGCGCCGCGCGGACGTGGGCCAGGGCCGGCAGACCTGGGTCGTCCTGGCCGACCCCGAGGGCAACGAGTTCTGCGTTCTCAGCCAGAGATGA
- the glmS gene encoding glutamine--fructose-6-phosphate transaminase (isomerizing) encodes MCGIVAYIGPKDATPFLLEGLQRLEYRGYDSAGVAVTGKKGALKVCKVKGRVADLAAAVPARLRGTTGIGHTRWATHGEPSDANAHPHTDNAERIAVVHNGIIENADELRARLAADGAVFTSETDTEVLAHLVAAHVVDGTELEDAVRAALGHVVGTYGIAVVDSAQPDRIVVARNGSPIVLGLGEKEMFVASDVAALVRYTRQVVHLEDGELATVRADGFRTFTEDARTVTRQPSTVDWEIASYDTAGYEHFLLKEIHEQPASVERTLSGRLDERFATAHLGGLNLDARELREIRRVKILGCGSAYYAGEMGAQLIEELSRIPAHSEPASEFRYRNPVIEADTLYVAVSQSGETYDTLAAVQEIKRKGGRVLGVVNTVGSAIARECDGGIYLHAGPEISVASTKAFTSTVIAFALLALHFGRIHDLSPADGRRIVAGLKALPGHIREILQQEDEIARLAAEYADNAGMMFIGRVRGYPVAREGAQKLKEISYVHAEAYPASELKHGPLALISPELPTVALVPDDELLDKNLTTLGEIKARSGRVLAIAHRTPEAKLADHCILVPKSEPELDPLLLNIPLQLLAYHAAVALKRDVDKPRNLAKSVTVE; translated from the coding sequence ATGTGCGGAATCGTGGCCTACATCGGCCCCAAGGACGCGACCCCCTTCCTCCTGGAGGGGCTGCAGCGCCTCGAGTACCGGGGCTACGACTCGGCCGGCGTGGCCGTCACCGGCAAGAAGGGCGCTCTGAAGGTCTGCAAGGTCAAGGGCCGGGTCGCCGACCTCGCCGCGGCCGTCCCCGCCCGCCTCAGGGGGACGACGGGCATCGGCCACACCCGCTGGGCCACCCACGGCGAGCCCAGCGACGCCAACGCGCACCCGCACACCGACAACGCCGAGCGGATCGCCGTCGTCCACAACGGCATCATCGAGAACGCCGACGAGCTGCGCGCCCGCCTCGCCGCCGACGGCGCCGTCTTCACCTCGGAGACCGACACCGAGGTCCTGGCCCACCTCGTCGCCGCGCACGTGGTCGACGGTACGGAGCTGGAGGACGCCGTCCGCGCCGCGCTCGGCCACGTGGTCGGTACGTACGGCATCGCCGTGGTGGACTCGGCCCAGCCCGACCGCATCGTGGTCGCCCGCAACGGCAGCCCGATCGTGCTCGGCCTCGGCGAGAAGGAGATGTTCGTCGCCTCCGACGTCGCCGCCCTGGTCCGCTACACCCGCCAGGTCGTCCACCTGGAGGACGGCGAGCTGGCCACCGTCCGCGCCGACGGCTTCCGCACCTTCACCGAGGACGCCCGCACGGTGACCCGGCAGCCGTCCACCGTGGACTGGGAGATCGCCTCCTACGACACCGCCGGGTACGAGCACTTTCTGCTCAAGGAGATCCACGAGCAGCCCGCCTCCGTCGAGCGCACCCTCAGCGGCCGCCTCGACGAGCGCTTCGCCACCGCCCACCTCGGCGGCCTCAACCTGGACGCCCGCGAGCTGCGCGAGATCCGCCGGGTCAAGATCCTGGGCTGCGGCTCCGCGTACTACGCCGGTGAGATGGGCGCCCAGCTGATCGAGGAGCTCTCCCGCATCCCCGCGCACAGCGAGCCCGCCTCCGAGTTCCGCTACCGCAACCCGGTGATCGAGGCCGACACCCTGTACGTCGCGGTCAGCCAGTCCGGCGAGACCTACGACACGCTGGCCGCCGTCCAGGAGATCAAGCGCAAGGGCGGACGGGTGCTCGGCGTGGTCAACACCGTCGGCAGCGCCATCGCCCGCGAGTGCGACGGCGGCATCTACCTGCACGCCGGCCCCGAGATCTCGGTCGCCTCCACCAAGGCCTTCACCTCCACGGTGATCGCCTTCGCGCTGCTCGCCCTGCACTTCGGCCGCATCCACGACCTCTCGCCCGCCGACGGCCGCCGCATCGTGGCCGGGCTCAAGGCGCTGCCCGGCCACATCCGCGAGATCCTCCAGCAGGAGGACGAGATCGCCCGGCTCGCCGCCGAGTACGCGGACAACGCCGGGATGATGTTCATCGGCCGGGTCCGGGGCTACCCGGTCGCCCGCGAGGGGGCGCAGAAGCTCAAGGAGATCAGCTACGTCCACGCGGAGGCGTACCCGGCCAGCGAGCTCAAGCACGGCCCGCTGGCCCTGATCAGCCCCGAGCTGCCGACCGTCGCCCTCGTCCCCGACGACGAGCTGCTCGACAAGAACCTCACCACCCTCGGCGAGATCAAGGCCCGGTCCGGCCGCGTCCTCGCCATCGCCCACCGCACCCCCGAGGCCAAGCTCGCCGACCACTGCATCCTGGTCCCCAAGAGCGAGCCGGAGCTCGACCCGCTGCTCCTCAACATCCCCCTGCAGCTGCTCGCCTACCACGCCGCCGTCGCCCTCAAGCGCGACGTCGACAAGCCCCGCAACCTCGCCAAGAGCGTCACCGTGGAGTAG